In Carassius auratus strain Wakin chromosome 20, ASM336829v1, whole genome shotgun sequence, the genomic stretch ataaagctttttttttaaagaaggcaAGCTGAACAACTTCAACTTTGACTTGGTCACTATGAAGTCTCGCAGCTTTAAAGAAGTAATGCATGATTTCAATTGGGCCCCTCTGGTTAGACTGGCCTCTGTGGTCTGCTTTCCATGGCAACAGCGGTGGATGAGAGGCTGGCGCTTGAGTGGCATAGAGTCTGCAGCTCAAAGACAATAAACAACTACGGAGACAACCATCAAAGTGCGAGAACACATTGGGATCCATAGAAGACGGAGCATTGCAGTAGAGTACACTGCGTTGCATCACTTCAAGTCTGCACATATACATGCTGGTACTTCAGTTTGGTTTATACTGGGCAAATATGtgaattttataacatttttgctTTTAACAACCAACTGCAAGGTTAAGAACattcaatattaaaatacaatattagatTGTATTATGCgataataaaatattcaatttCAAAATTAGAATTATGACCCAAATGTATTTTTTCTACATCTGTAGGGGTTTATTACATCCAGTGACAGAAAATGACATATTCTGTGGAAAGTTCTTTGACTTTAAACTGAGTATTTGAACATGTTTCATCTCCTTTACAGACTGTAAgttaaattatgttttgaatacTTACTTTTGTCATTAAACCTTTTGACATTTGACAGCTTTTTCTTATTTAACAAAAGTTAAGGTTTTTTtccattttgtgaaaaaaaaaaaaaaaactacatggaaCATGTTGATATTTTTAAACACAGCATCATCAGTGTAGGTTATATTAGGGCCTTTTTGATAATCAGCAGACAGTCTTTAAGATGCAGTGctttgtaataataatgataataataactaaattatttaataaatttgatAATAAGTAAATCTTACCATTACAACTTtcatcatatttttattcatgtataGTATCAAAGTTACACTTctataatgaaaattaaataaataaaaaagtcttgACACTCTCACTGTAGGATAACCAAGTTATCATTCATACTGCCTGTGAAACACACAAGACTGAACAACTGAGAAGTGTCTTTATACTGCTGCTTTCACTTACAGCAGCACAGCACTGCATAAATGAATAGCAGCCTAGCTCCACACAAAAAGATACATCGGTTTCACTGAATTTAGAAAGATAAGGACTTCACTTCCTTCCATCACTGTGTGGTTAgtagtacataaaaaaaagaaccgAAGAGAACAAAGTGACAGACAGCACCAAGATGATCTTTAGTCACACTTTGAAGACAAGATAAGAGTTGCTTCTACTCATAGGGTGGCTTAAGTTACGATACTCCCTGCACGAGAGCAAACTGAACTGACGTGGTTGAGTCATATTTTCATCTTTCTCTTCCGGTTTCCCTCCCACTGGCCCAAAAAAGGCAGTCACGATAAAGAGGACAACAGGAaagagtctttaaaaaaaaaaaaaaagcaggaaaGAGAGAGGGTGTACCTAAGCTTGAGCAAGCAGGAGCTTCTAGAAAGGTTAGTCTGTGAGAGAAAGTGGGAGGAGAACAAGATATTGAGTTGAGGAGTGTAAGAAAGAGCACAGGGGATTGACTGCGAGTAGGAGGGAGGGAGTAGGTGGCAAATACCATTGACAAGCCGAATAAGTCTTAAATTAATGAACCACTGGGTAGACAGGCCGGATGTCTCAGTTTGGGCAGCTTTGTAACTGGGCGGCTCCAACAGACTGACGAAGTGACTCAGAGCATTAGTCACGCTGACAGACGTGAACACACACTCATATGAAGCCTGCTTGTCTTATCAGTGGTGTAAGTCTTTGAGTCAGTGGTGAAACCTCAATCTAGTCTAAGATTCAGATGGATTTTATtcacttaatataaaaaaatttgccTACTAAGAACTTATTAGCAACTAATACATGACTGAGGTTCAAGTTATTGACAACCCTGCATAACATTTAATTACACACTtgaaagggatactccaccccaaaattaaattgTGTCATTAGCCagttacccccatgttgttccacacCCATAAAAGCTTgattcgtcttcagaacacaattcaagatattttggatgaaaaccgtgaggcttgtgactgtcccatagactgccaagtaaattacactgtcaaggtccagaaaagtatgaaagacatcgtcagaatagtccaactgccatcagtggttcaaccctaatgttatgaagcaacgcaaatactttttttacactaagaaaacagaaataatgactttatacaacaatttgtctcctctgtgtctctccgcatcaccaTTTTAGAGAATATCCACTGAACGCAAACAGCTTACGGTCTTCGGTGTCAGCCGCGCTGCACTGATGCAcggttttcattcaaatcaaatcgtaaatacacatagaaaacgtatccttgtgtAGCGGCTCACACAGAGGTGCATAAGTTGCATTCAGAGCCATTTTACAGAAGTTGCATTCACTTCATAAAGTtttggttgaaccactgatgccagatggactattctgatgatgtcttgaCCTTGgatcttgacagtgtaatttacttggaaGCCTCCcgacaaaatatcttaaattgtgttccaaagacacaCAAAGCTTTTGTGGGTATGGAATGGCATGGAGGTAGAGTGATGACAAACTTtgcattttggggtggagtatccctttaatattaataataataaaatgtaatgtttatctgcttactccCAGGGCATTCAAGATGTAAGTGATTTTGTTCatttcagtagaacacaaaaggagatttttaaatttacattaaaaattttcatttttgggtgaactatccctttgactGTTTGACAGCCATGAGAGAGAGCGGAGTTATCATCTGCGGAAGtcaataataacaaacaaaatacatattacaaacctgtacatttctttaaaaaccttaaGGTGATACTTATGCTACAAGTGAATTATCAACAAAATACTCAGAAGTGACAATACCACACAAACACTTACTATGTAATATATCACAACCAAATAAAGTtcgtaacatttttttaaaactccGCATACTAGCTGCtttctcaataaaataaaaaatatgactttCGTTTTCCGAAAGAGCTGAATCTAAAACTGCACATAACTTTAAATCGGTCCTCGACCATTTCGCGTATGAAGACACGTAATATGAAACGCATAACTACTCATAAagattaatgtaaaataacacatGATTCAATCGAATTATGAAACTTTAGTAAAACCGAAATCTGCATTCATGCACTCTTAGCTTTCACTATTGCTTTAGTTAGACATGTTTGTGAAACACGACTGAAATACCGTAACGACATACTATTTTAATTCTTTAAGAACAGGTTTAATAGAAAACAGTCCAGTCACATTTACGAGTGAACGTTAGTGGGGTTCAAACATCAGTGTGGCAAATCGACCCCCTTACTCAACCGAAACCACGTACACAAAACCCGAGGTACCAAAGTCTCTGTTTATAGGCTCACACACAACGATACAGATAGAAATACCAGTATAACGTAACATACTTTTTGCTAGGACTGCTCCAGATGTAAATAAACTAGGGTGGATGGAGTAACAGCTACACAAGCTCAACTATCGATAACATAAACTCTAACTTTAGTTGTTTTGGAAAGCGGGACAGTCCTGAACAGTGTTAATACACGAAACAATTTCCAGAAACAGAATTATAACTAAAGGGTCTTCTACCGGGCTCATGAGACATCCAGAAAACAGTTTATGACAAAGTCGTTACCTTGAAGAGGAAAGGGCACCATCTCCTCCGGCGGGCTCAACTTCCTTCTTCACATCCAGTCGACACATAGAGACGGTAGGaattcccttttttcttttcatggACGCCTTGAACGCTGTGATGTCCCTTTGACCCATACCATTATGTTTGGCTCAATCAGTTGCTTCGTTGTTTAGCGTTAATTACAGCCAACTACTCTCGCATACGTGCGTGCGCACGCACCGCTAGCCTCGGCGGCTAAGCTCAGAGGGATGCGCAATGAATTAGCCGGTTAGCTAGTTCGTACTTGGTTAAGTGCTGTCTCGGTCTATATGGAACTACGAAATTAATTTACCCAAGATCCTCGAATGACCGCTACATTCTCTTGGAATGATAAAAACAAGATGTACGGTTGTTTAAATCGGTCGCCGAACTTCGCGATGAGCTTCTGGTCCAAATTCTGAACATTATTTCTCGCAAAACTACGCGACCGATCACGTCTCTACACAAGCACGAGAAGAGAACTCTCTCCACACTGTAGAATCAACGCGAAAGGAACTCAGCTGATTGACGGTCGTCAGGTGGGAAGGCGGCGATTGGTCAAACGCGATCTCAGACCCGCCTAGTAACTGCCCCTGATTGGTGGAACGCGTCTTCTTGCCCCTCCTTCGTCCCCCTAACATGCCCAGCCCACagactagtgatgggaagttcgattcttttccgcgaaccggttctttcggacggttcgattcaataaaccggttgaaaaaaccggttcatcggttctttcacgctcgacgtaatgacgtcattggcgatgacgtaatggcgtcacgtctatcaaacattcaaatatataaagtcagtaatcataactttagtcagttaaaacctcataatcatgaaaagtttacatttgagttttgcaacaacacctaaatacagtaacagcaataatgtgcatatgaggatttaagtcttgaagatataaagtaaataaattaggtgtcatcagtgcagaaaccatgatccacttactaaacataatccattgcgatgtatttgttattaaattaacttacgtttcgccagattgcccttcatccaagccctcaaaATACCCGCTCATaactactagtacagaatcagaatcaatcaccaaaagaatcccttcggttcagagacatgctgtgagtcagttggcttcacgctgaatcgcgcatgcgcagtatcatcagttcatcggttctcaattcggacgcgtccgacagaaacgattctcggttgactgtactgatgatccgaaaaccgatgcaaccggttcttgactcgagaacgagaatcgctctaaccggcacgtgctgcagttcagtgtcatcagctgctctactcgtgttcatgttctgtttactacaaaatcaatttgtgaatgtcatcattaactataaatacagtacagatatctcataaatcatcccttattcctattaaacataagagtctttagagtcttaattattgtccaacttccctgaaaacacatttggcctatacattatatacaatatacagattggaaacattaatctaaaaaaaataattaaaaaaaatcaaaataaaatatagttactttatcacactttccgatgtttaacaaaatacttacaaaattacacgcatgcgcagtatcatcagttcatcggttctcaattcggacgcgtccgacagaaacgattctcggttgagtgtactggtgatccgaaaaccgaagcaaccggttcttgactcgagaacgagaatcagctcatcggttctcaaatcggacgcgtccgacaaaaacgattctcggttgagtgtactggtgatccgaacaccgaagcaaccggttcttgactcgagaacgagaactgctccagcagtgggcgtgtttgttcattatctggctcggctcggtgttcatcttcagttcggtcttcacagcatttcattcagtgtactgtttgagtaaatggattaccccgggaaattggtttattctgactcagagggagtgtcagtcacgttaaaaagttaacagcttaagtaatttgtggatttatgcttattggagacgtgaaccgtttcaaacgattcagttcgatttggtgaactggttcaaccggttcactaagaagaaccggttaaattgaacgattcgttcacgaatcggccatcactaccACAGACCGAAAACGTGACCGTTTGGAGCACCGGCTACGGCACAAACAACGTTGTAAATGGCACGTTTGTGGCTTTCCATTTCCTTTTTTGTCAAACATCCCGTGTCTATTTTAAGAAAACTTAACAAGCATCGGAATACTAAAGATGCttacagttaaattaaattaaatttatgcatttagcaaacgcttttattcaaagcgacttacagtgcattcaggctatcaatttttacctatcatgtgttagATACACTATAGTATATACTACTATAGTTAGATTTACTGTTTACTTTATATTCTCTAAGCGATGCTTTGCAAAGCTACtttttagtaattaataaaacctCACAACCGTGTCTTGTCTTGTATAATACAACATTTTCTGACATCTAATAATATCTGCGCGCGGAGGGATTGAAACCTGTCTATGATTGAAACACTGACGTTCATTTGAGTCACATCTGCTGACGTCACTTGCGTTAGAAATCGCTACGTGCAGAATGAAACCTTAACGTTGAATGGAGGAATTAAGGTCTTACTGTACGTTTACTCTCTGGAAACATTGTAATATTTGCCATGTGCATGTTTCCCTTACAttatcaataatttatttgttttcttgctGTATCAATTATTCACTAAATCGAAAAAAATTAGCATGAGCATTTATAGAGATTGATGACTTAGTTTAATGAAAGCTGATctccttaaaatttgattgcaggagtaaaaaacaacacagcattttCATAAGTTGtaccttttattaaaaaaaagttaaaaaagctaCAATGCTCATATAAAAAGTTTATACTCTATACTAGTTTAAGATCATACAATAAACAAAATCCTCTTAGAATTTAAGTGTGAGACAATGTACaagaaaacaattgtaaaaaGTGTAATAACCTATAATTTCCACAAACATAGTTTATGCAAAAATTCTGACAAAACCAAATAATATATGTAATCACTGGGGGGAAATGTTGACTCTGTATTATGTTGACTgatttttaagtattaaaaaaagaatactgtactaaatgcattttaaacacttCACACATATAAAGTGTTATGACACTCAATGCATAGAACTAGACAAATGCCTTCTCGTTATGAGGGGTCTAGAGGACTAATAGACTGATATACTTAAGCCAATCACCAAAATTAAAGAAGTTGACTTATTTAAAATCAATACTGAAACCAATAATTTGTGCAAAACAACTCACAAAGCACTAATTCTGTGACCGATTTACTATGTGCAAAGGCTTTTCTGAATCAGGCTTATTAAGTCCTCTAGAGTTAAAAACCCACCCTGAGTTTGACCACAGCCAACACTCACTGTTtgcagtaaataaattaaataaattaagtcaCAATATAAAATGGGTTGGCCCCATCATACTTCATTTGCTGATAAGACAAAATAGAAGGACTTAGACGTCtaacaacaaacaaaaccaacATGGCTGAGCTGATTGACAGCAAACTGCAATCAAAccttgagaggaaaaaaaaatactttgtgcaAATAACCACACAAATGTAAAATGTCTCACCGTATGTATACTTggtgcatttttttatattggagTACTGAATTAAGATGCTTCAGTTTATGGATTTTGATAAACAGAAAACTTGAGTTGTTGCACATAAGAATCTAATCTCTTCGGTTAAAATCAATTTGTAGAACATGTGCATAATGTACAGTAACATATTACAAGAAGAatctattgtaaaaaatatataatttatatacacatttagacAATCTTTTGTCTCCTTATGAAAATATCCCAAGCTTTACAACTTTTGTATACATCTTGTTCTGCTCTCCGTAGTGTCATGagtataacaaataaattaaaagaaaaacaaaaaacatcatgtCTGGACAGACAAATAcagaaaaatcattaaaacatacAGAGGGTATGCAAATAAGATGACTATGGTCAGCTCATAAAATCAAGGCCGTCTTTCAAAAGACATCAACTCTTTTCCCTGAAAGGACTCCAGACTTTACTTGCTTTCCATAAGGAACAGAAAAGCCAGTAATATTAAGACAAGTGTGTAAGTCTCTGAACAAGGTGGAACCTAAGATCCTACAATGATTTCCATGATGTGATCCAGTTCATTGAGATCAGAACGACATTTCGGGGTGGATACTATGGTGGGGGAACTGTGTGAAGGAGCCAAGCTGTCAAGGAGGTCATAAGGGCCCATCTTGGGTGCGCTCTGCATGCCGGTCAGCATGGTGTCCAGATCATAGTAGGAGGTGTCCACATCAGAGAACAGTTCCTCAAGAGCAGAGTCTGGACCCGGGGAAccgttttttatttcaaatgtaccAAAAACTTGTCCTGTTGTCTTTGGACTCTTTGTAGAAGCCTCATCCTCGGTGTCTATCTCCTCATCTTCTCCTGAACCAAGACTAGAGTCTTCAAGGGCCTCTTCGTCCCTCTCTACACCACTGAGCTCGCTCTTCTCCCAGCACTGGCCCATACGCCCTGCCAGGCACACATCAGAGACAGTATCGCTAACTGAAACGGAGCACAGCGTCTCGTCAGCTACCACCTCCTCTTCACGGCAACCTTCGTAGCTGATGACAGAAAAGAGTTTAGGTTCTGCATCCTGCTCTCGCGACCTGCAAAGGACCTCAGTGGCCACCAAGCGCTCGGAGGGACTCTGACCTGGATTGCAGAACGCTTCAGTGACCATATGCCAGCTGCCATCGTGGGTCATCTCCTCCTGAATCTGCCTGACTGTGTTGGCAATGAGAACCGAGCGGCAGAGGTTGGGCTCCACCAGCATGTGGCACAACTGCAGCTTAATGAGGGACATGTCCAGCAGCGACTGCCGTTGCAAGCTGTACGAAGATGCCACCCTGGCACCTACCAGGCTTTCGGCGGATATTTCTTCATCACCATCGGAAAACTTACGCTTGGTGCCCTTGGAGAACATGTTTAGcctacagaaaagaaaaaaggcataGCGATGGTCAGTTTCAATTCATCCAATTCTTCTCAAAGTCTGACCCTGTTTCTTAGATCAGTAAAACATgttctttacatttattaaaaatttataattgTTGCGACTAGAACTAGAATATAAAACCAATGGAAATGTGAATCATTCTTATAAATTTCAGTGCTTTCAGtctaacaaaaacatacaaaccaTTAATCCAGAGTTAAAGTAatcttttaaagcatttaaactgTATTAAAACATGTGCAATGattgtatatgtatgcatgtatatatataaaaaaatgaaatggataattaactgacattttaaataatatataatattactgaCCTTGGTAATAGTCTAATATGATTGACTATGGATCAATAAATGCTTTGGtctaattgaaaattattttagcaGGAACGATAAACTCCTAAGCTTCAGAACGTCAGAATATTTTTTAGGCTAAATATCACATCTCAACCACCTAAAGTATGcataaatggattttaaatgtAGATCTTTGCACATGATTGGAATTTGAAGATTATTAAAGTAATCTACATGAATTCACACTATATCAAATGAATGATTTAGCTAATAAAATGTTGGAATTGTACTTTAAGCctttaaatatagataaaaatGGAGGTGAAAGTAGATACCCCAAACAGAAAGTCTAATGTGGAGAGCCACAGTACTGAGACGAGGACTCCCTGTCTCCGTGGCCAGCCAACCAGGGTTACAGGAGCCTAAAAGTAACAAACATGCATCCAGTATAGGAAAAACACATGACACCAACCAGCATGACAAAGCACATTATCTTTCATCACACTAGCTCTTGACCGAATGAGTGTTTGTGAGCGTgtatgtgactgtgtgtgtgtgtgtgtgtgtattgttggGAGGAGTAGGGAGGGGCATAGGGACCTCTGATCAGCTACATAAACTGGTGGGTAGGTGAAAGGTGGGAAAGACATAAGACGATAGCTTAACAATGGTAATGAGTTACATTTTACACATCAAACTCTAGGCAAAACAAGCAAATCCATTAAGTGCAAGCACACAAAAACCAGCACATGTATTGCAAAGTCATTTCATGTTAAGAGGGATGACTTAACATAATGGAGATGATTTGCTTGACAGTTAACCAAGATCACACACAAGAACTTTAAACCCATAACCACACTGTTAACCAGATATTAAGGGCATGGTGGTGTGCCTACCTGAAGCACGGGTGACATCCCAGCACTGTTGAAAAAGAGACCAGAGTGCAAGCTGACACACATCCGCTGCAACTAAAACTACAACCAACATTTCCAACACCAGCACTGCATTCAGTTAACAATAGAGTGCCGCAAGAAAGGAGTCCTAAAACCGGGAAATTAGTTAGGAATTTCGAAACTCTGGTTCCATCGAGCCAAAAGTCAGtggttttttattaaatatggaaAATAAAGTCTGTGGTTAACAGAAGCTCAATATGTTTCAGATTTTATTCTGCAACATAAAATCCCACTCATTATTTTTTTGAATCTTGAAAATGCTCTAAATGGAACTTCAGAGGCTGTCGGGGACATTAAACGACATATAGGCAAATATCTACTCACAAGTCGACTTTTACAGCCTCGTTGTGTTTATGCGCATACTTTTTGCAAAATATTCAATCTTTCCAAATTGTTGCCTTTAAAGATTAAAAGATTTAACAGAAAATCTTTGGTGGTGAACGTGTTGTCCTGCGACCGTTTGTTTATATAGCTTTTTATTTCGGCCGATTGGATTTAGTCATCAAAGTTGTtaatttgtgattattattagagattaaaaattataaacaagACATTTGAgaataataaactttaattgttcaaattgcttttttgttgttgttgcaattaTCCAAAAGTCAGTCCTTTTAGCCTTTTCCTCCCTAAGGGAACCAGTGTGATGCCAACTTCTAGAACGGCCAACAAAAAAATATGCCATTCTTGCAGCACTCTATATCGAGAATGATTTTCAGAAGATCTGCATGTGCTCTTAGGTATAACAGTT encodes the following:
- the LOC113120924 gene encoding cell division cycle-associated protein 4-like, encoding MFSKGTKRKFSDGDEEISAESLVGARVASSYSLQRQSLLDMSLIKLQLCHMLVEPNLCRSVLIANTVRQIQEEMTHDGSWHMVTEAFCNPGQSPSERLVATEVLCRSREQDAEPKLFSVISYEGCREEEVVADETLCSVSVSDTVSDVCLAGRMGQCWEKSELSGVERDEEALEDSSLGSGEDEEIDTEDEASTKSPKTTGQVFGTFEIKNGSPGPDSALEELFSDVDTSYYDLDTMLTGMQSAPKMGPYDLLDSLAPSHSSPTIVSTPKCRSDLNELDHIMEIIVGS